A region from the Methylocystis iwaonis genome encodes:
- a CDS encoding CpaF family protein, producing the protein MFGKRTSVGDMAQRPRGPAAATMVKPQLPLPVAPSYEPAVPAPAPAPEQKKSEEYYLTKSVIFGALIEAIDLAQLSKLDPENAREEIRDIVNEIVAIKNVVMSIAEQEELLDDICNDVLGYGPLEPLLARDDIADIMVNGAFKTYIEVGGKIQLTNIRFRDNAQLMNICQRIVSQVGRRVDEASPICDARLLDGSRVNVIAPPLAIDGPALTIRKFKKDKLTLDQLMRFGAISPEGGEVLKIIGRVRCNVLISGGTGSGKTTLLNCLTNYIDVDERVITCEDAAELQLQQPHVVRLETRPPNLEGQGAVTMRDLVKNCLRMRPERIIVGEVRGPEAFDLLQAMNTGHDGSMGTLHANSPREALGRLESMITMGGFALPGKTIRDMIVSSIDVIIQAARLRDGSRRITHISEVLGLEGDVVTMQDLFVYEILGEDANGKIVGRHRSTGIGRPRFWERARYYGEDERLAAALDAADVGDLEK; encoded by the coding sequence ATGTTCGGAAAGCGTACGAGTGTCGGCGATATGGCGCAGCGGCCCCGGGGACCGGCTGCAGCGACCATGGTCAAGCCGCAACTGCCTTTGCCTGTGGCGCCGAGTTACGAGCCAGCGGTCCCGGCGCCGGCGCCAGCGCCCGAGCAAAAGAAGTCCGAAGAATATTATCTGACGAAGAGCGTCATCTTCGGCGCGCTGATCGAGGCGATCGACCTCGCGCAGCTCTCGAAGCTCGACCCCGAAAACGCCCGCGAAGAAATTCGCGACATCGTCAACGAAATCGTCGCCATCAAAAATGTCGTGATGTCGATCGCCGAGCAGGAGGAGCTGCTCGACGATATCTGTAACGACGTTCTCGGATATGGCCCGCTCGAGCCTTTGCTCGCGCGCGACGATATTGCGGACATCATGGTCAATGGCGCGTTCAAGACCTATATCGAAGTCGGCGGCAAGATTCAGCTTACGAACATTCGCTTCCGGGACAATGCGCAACTGATGAACATCTGTCAGCGTATCGTGTCCCAGGTCGGCCGTCGCGTCGACGAGGCGTCGCCGATCTGTGATGCGCGTCTGCTCGACGGCTCGCGCGTCAATGTGATTGCGCCGCCGCTTGCGATCGACGGTCCGGCGCTCACCATTCGTAAGTTCAAGAAGGACAAGCTGACCCTCGACCAGCTAATGCGCTTTGGCGCGATTTCGCCAGAGGGCGGCGAGGTGCTCAAGATTATCGGCCGCGTTCGCTGCAACGTGCTCATCTCTGGCGGCACCGGCTCGGGTAAAACGACTCTGCTGAACTGCCTTACCAATTACATCGACGTCGACGAGCGGGTCATTACCTGTGAGGACGCGGCGGAGCTGCAACTCCAACAACCGCACGTCGTGCGTCTTGAAACGCGACCGCCGAACCTCGAGGGGCAGGGCGCGGTGACGATGCGCGATTTGGTCAAGAACTGCCTGCGTATGCGTCCGGAACGCATCATCGTGGGCGAGGTGCGCGGACCGGAGGCTTTCGATCTGTTGCAGGCGATGAACACCGGCCACGACGGCTCGATGGGGACGCTCCACGCCAACTCGCCGCGCGAAGCGCTCGGCCGCCTCGAGTCGATGATCACCATGGGCGGTTTCGCGCTGCCGGGGAAAACCATCCGCGACATGATCGTGTCGTCGATCGACGTAATCATTCAGGCCGCCCGCCTGCGCGACGGCTCTCGCCGGATCACGCACATTAGTGAAGTTCTCGGACTCGAAGGCGATGTCGTGACCATGCAGGATCTCTTTGTTTACGAGATCCTCGGCGAGGATGCGAATGGGAAGATCGTCGGCCGGCACCGTTCGACCGGC
- a CDS encoding CpaD family pilus assembly protein: MPTQMQIAEPLGVFAKKTRPRTRRLARVLAAALLAPLGACGVQRTLPPPATPHDYHDRHPVVLSDAPQVLDVFPSSFRGRIDNDTQGRINEFVARYREFGHGQITMLTPVGSPAAAASAAEANAVRRALAYAGIGGNIIGGTYPVTDPKLAAPIRLSFQSLKAKVAGRCGEWPRDLASGSSVDGWENQTYWNFGCASQATLSAQVADPRDLANPRGETPSDIELRMRNINKMRRGEEPSTMWRLKASDISQVGGS; this comes from the coding sequence ATGCCCACGCAAATGCAGATAGCGGAGCCGCTCGGCGTCTTCGCAAAGAAAACCAGGCCCCGAACGCGACGTCTCGCCAGAGTTTTGGCCGCAGCTCTCCTGGCGCCGCTCGGAGCATGCGGCGTCCAGAGAACTCTGCCGCCGCCCGCGACGCCTCACGACTATCATGATCGCCACCCGGTCGTGCTGAGCGACGCGCCGCAGGTGCTCGATGTGTTCCCGTCGTCTTTTCGCGGGCGCATCGACAACGACACGCAGGGACGCATCAACGAGTTTGTGGCGCGTTACAGGGAATTTGGCCACGGCCAGATCACCATGTTGACCCCGGTTGGAAGCCCGGCTGCTGCGGCGAGCGCCGCGGAGGCGAATGCCGTGCGCCGTGCGCTTGCCTATGCCGGAATTGGCGGAAACATCATCGGCGGAACGTATCCGGTAACCGATCCCAAGCTCGCCGCGCCCATTCGTCTGTCTTTCCAATCCTTGAAGGCGAAAGTGGCTGGTCGCTGCGGCGAATGGCCGAGGGACCTTGCCTCCGGCTCGTCCGTCGATGGCTGGGAGAATCAGACCTATTGGAATTTTGGCTGCGCCTCGCAGGCGACGCTGTCCGCGCAGGTCGCCGATCCGCGTGACCTTGCGAATCCGCGCGGCGAAACGCCGTCCGACATCGAGCTGCGCATGCGCAATATCAACAAAATGCGTCGCGGCGAAGAACCGAGCACGATGTGGCGGCTCAAGGCGAGCGACATCAGCCAGGTCGGGGGAAGCTGA
- a CDS encoding AAA family ATPase: MSDKHGERDAAVQIAPVPRISVQGFCESQDVAQVIENAATDRRMSKAHVKVHMGGIAAAVEAYRTAPTPNLIVLETYADRTVLMEQLDSLAEFCDSGTKVMVIGHENDIALYRELTARGVSDYVVAPLDVLTFIGQVSHLYNGPHAEVIGKLIAVVGAKGGVGASTICHNLAWSISRQLECQTVIVDLDLPFGTAGLDFNQDPPQGVADAVFSPERLDTAFVDRLLSKCSDTLSILAAPATVERLYDLQEQAFDATLDILRSTTPCSILDVPHQWTAWTKRVLVAADEVVLVASPDLANLRNAKTLMDALRAQRVNDPAPRLVLNMVGVPRRPEIALPEFAKAIEVEPVGVVPFEPKLFGTAANNGQMLAEVEAGSKIVEALDDIARQLMGRVVVRRAKKTLLSPLLDHFVRKKAS, from the coding sequence ATGTCCGACAAGCACGGCGAACGCGATGCTGCGGTTCAGATCGCGCCGGTTCCACGGATTTCGGTGCAGGGCTTCTGCGAGTCTCAGGACGTCGCGCAGGTGATCGAAAACGCGGCAACAGACCGGCGCATGAGCAAGGCGCATGTGAAGGTTCACATGGGCGGGATTGCCGCGGCCGTCGAAGCCTATCGTACCGCGCCGACGCCTAATCTCATCGTCCTCGAGACCTATGCGGATCGGACGGTGCTGATGGAGCAGCTCGATAGTCTGGCCGAGTTTTGCGACTCGGGGACCAAGGTGATGGTCATCGGCCATGAAAACGACATCGCGCTCTATCGCGAGTTGACGGCGCGCGGCGTCAGCGATTATGTCGTCGCGCCGCTCGACGTTCTCACTTTCATCGGGCAGGTGTCTCACCTTTATAATGGTCCGCACGCCGAGGTGATCGGCAAATTGATCGCGGTGGTCGGCGCCAAGGGCGGCGTCGGCGCTTCGACGATCTGCCACAACCTTGCCTGGTCGATCTCGCGCCAGCTCGAGTGCCAGACGGTGATCGTCGATCTCGATCTGCCGTTCGGCACAGCGGGTCTCGATTTCAACCAGGACCCGCCGCAGGGCGTCGCGGACGCAGTCTTCTCGCCCGAGCGATTGGACACGGCTTTCGTCGATCGCCTTCTGTCGAAATGCAGCGACACCCTCAGCATTCTTGCCGCGCCGGCGACGGTGGAGCGGCTTTACGATCTTCAGGAGCAGGCTTTCGACGCAACGCTCGACATTCTACGCTCCACGACGCCGTGCTCCATTTTGGATGTCCCCCATCAATGGACGGCCTGGACGAAGCGCGTCCTGGTCGCGGCCGACGAGGTGGTTTTGGTCGCTTCGCCTGATCTCGCCAATTTGCGAAACGCGAAGACGCTGATGGATGCGCTTCGCGCCCAGCGCGTCAATGATCCGGCGCCTCGGCTCGTGCTCAACATGGTCGGCGTGCCGCGCCGCCCGGAAATCGCCCTTCCAGAATTTGCGAAGGCGATCGAGGTGGAGCCTGTCGGAGTCGTGCCATTCGAGCCGAAGCTGTTCGGGACCGCGGCGAATAACGGTCAGATGCTCGCGGAGGTGGAGGCGGGCTCCAAGATCGTCGAAGCGCTCGACGACATCGCGCGGCAATTGATGGGGCGCGTCGTGGTGCGGCGCGCCAAGAAGACTCTGCTTTCGCCGCTCCTCGATCATTTCGTGCGTAAGAAGGCGAGCTGA